The following are encoded in a window of Arctopsyche grandis isolate Sample6627 chromosome 2, ASM5162203v2, whole genome shotgun sequence genomic DNA:
- the LOC143921249 gene encoding uncharacterized protein LOC143921249, translating to MSSAENEEIEASTSKSHKGRNPTRDVEPIRDRSSSRIHQTRSQTQSIEILAKENKVEVIMTSIELRYSGAVQRLKGKIDKSSELDEGQYQTIKEAYDYVRKLHYEYLDNLTDISKAAKIDEEYDAITITVKNLKAALDCQSFQDSKLKVEQATIKFARDKLPTLTIPTFQGDPSEWQSFQQAFKNIIGNKTEYSNVTKLQYLHQSLIGPALAAVSGLDISSDNYEIAWSILDKQYNLPRLNLKTRINSLCDLKLITRESHIELRNLLNQVTVCIKNIESLGYAREILDPWVTCLVLRKLPFNIVRDWEISLVSREMPPYESLETFLQNRCNVLQSTASVTTVKEFPHSRQRIMRTHVANKNPSSKVNACAFCRNNHFIGKCDKFKAKSSMERNEFVKSNNMCFKCLNSSHKITNCKSNYNCLRCKQNHHTLLHQDDTFSSNNTGRKSINAHSTHFSQREIILPTVQVDIITSNGTVVKGRTLLDSGSQVNYVTTSFAKKNNFKLEKISQKIVGIANQESSIRHITKVTIRSSTTNYSTKVLCLVLPEITGEIPTVKLDQQLISIPAGIKLSDPLWNKPTPIDFLLGAEICVHAMKAGTIQLGKGMPILKDTEFGWTIVGPYPEVNNAPGKSHIGLSQLDSHIQNLWMIDQVPMVKHQSLEEKRCEEHFQAHTSRDKNGRFCVALPYKNSPVVLGSSLHIAEKRHKTLERRFLANNNLKMEYNKVLEEYINLGHMSECEPPEAHEVHCYLPHHVVVKESSLTTKYRVVFDASAKTTSNISLNNILMVGPNVQSDLLSLLLNFRLHKYVITADIKQMYRQIQIAEKNKNVQRIIWRTDPQSKFKHYKLNTVTFGTASAPFLATRCLNQLAEENRNKYPIASKVIERDFYVDDLLTGTNTIEAGKLLKVQLETILLSAGMPLSKWTSNNSDIITDVKADDCSDFNFSNESHKTLGLFWKPREDVFVFKVQTEVETENITKRNFLSVISQIFDPLGLLSPLLINYKILMQSVWQQTIGWDEFIPQTIFKKWKDCQLSNTVMKLYKIPRLIILNNVINIQAHGFCDASEKAYGACIYVKCTDQLGNSKCHLVCSRSRVAPLSFVTIPRLELCSAMLLSKLMKSTIDQLTIHINEKYYWTDSTVALHWIRGESCKWTTFVANRVAEIQSISQPIEWYHVSSTDNPADLISRGTQPSELNHNSLWWDGPSWLKLDESRWPRRPPEITIDLPERRVVTNATLVRENNWIDKYSHLPRLLRVLSYVRRPLRNKQLNVKENNEPSALELKDALNNLIRLSQMESFPLEYRLLSKGHPIPSSSKLAKLSPLFHENLICVGSRLPLGTTLSTSPIILSNKHKLTHMIVRDAHLKYIHLGTQALLSLLRQTYWPLAGHNTVKGVVRSCVICFRNKPLSHNRLMGLLPLERTTANFPFSHVGIDFAGPFPVKSGCNKNSKIIKGYVCVFVCFSSKAVHLELVGDLTSSNFLNCLRRFVARRGRPNTIYSDNATNFVGASRELVNLVKLIYERPHEEKLLRYVASEGIRWKFNPPRAPHMGGLWEAAVKSMKIHLNKVLKATTLNFESFCTVLTQIEACMNSRPLSPLSSDPLDLLPLTPGHFLIGRSLLALPMEVKYNTNVHANLLQIQLTTAAFWKRWSAEYLHSLQLRHKWKKDSSNNLSVGQMVLLKEEHMLPTRWVLGRVTKLYPGPDGRVRVVDVFTASGEFRRSSHLVAPLPILPQGPLDRKEDQQEGGETAASIPSTSVA from the coding sequence atgtcaagtgctgaaaacgaggaaatagaagcttcgacttccaagtcgcataaaggtcgaaatccaactagggacgtagaacctattagagacaggtcaagctctagaatacatcagactcgaagtcagactcaatcgatagaaatattagcgaaggaaaataaagtagaagtcataatgacgtcaatagaattaaggtattcaggcgcggtacaaagactaaaaggaaaaatagataaatcctccgaattagatgaaggacagtatcaaaccattaaagaagcatacgattatgtccgaaaactccattacgagtatttagataaccttacagacatatcgaaagcggccaaaatagacgaagagtacgatgcaattacaataacagttaaaaatcttaaagcagcattagattgccaatcctttcaagatagtaaactaaaggtagagcaagcaacaattaaatttgctagagataagttaccgacgttaaccattcccacatttcagggagatccatctgaatggcaatcgtttcaacaagcttttaagaatataataggaaacaaaacggaatattcgaatgtcacgaaattgcaatatttgcatcaatccttaatcggtcccgctttggcagctgtatcaggtttagatattagctcagacaattacgaaatagcttggagtattttagacaagcaatataatttaccaagacttaatctcaaaactaggattaattcactttgtgacttaaaattaatcacaagagaatcacatatcgaattgagaaatctattgaatcaggtaacagtgtgtattaaaaacattgaatcgttgggttacgcgagagaaattttagatccatgggtaacatgtttagttctaaggaaattaccttttaatatagtaagagactgggaaatatcgctggttagcagagaaatgccaccatatgaaagtttagagacattcttgcagaatagatgtaatgtattacaatctactgcatctgtaactacggtgaaggaattccctcatagtcgtcaaagaatcatgagaactcatgtcgcgaacaaaaacccatcaagtaaggtaaacgcatgcgcattctgtcgaaataatcatttcataggcaaatgtgataaattcaaagcaaaatccagtatggaaagaaatgaattcgttaaatctaataacatgtgttttaaatgtttaaattcatcgcataagataacaaattgcaagtctaactataattgcttaaggtgcaaacaaaaccatcacactttgttgcatcaggacgatacatttagttccaataatacgggaaggaagtcaattaatgctcattctactcatttctctcaaagggagataattttaccgacggtacaagtagacattataacgtccaatggaacggtcgttaagggtcgcacattattagattccggctcacaagtcaactatgttaccacatctttcgctaagaagaataacttcaagttagagaaaatctctcaaaaaattgtaggtatcgctaatcaagaaagtagcattcgtcacatcaccaaggtgaccataaggtcttcaaccactaattactcaaccaaagtgttgtgtttggtattaccagaaattactggcgaaattccaactgtgaaactggatcaacagttaatttcaataccagcgggaatcaagttatcagatcccctttggaataaaccgacgccaatcgatttcttgctcggcgccgagatttgcgttcatgctatgaaagcaggaaccatccagttaggaaaaggtatgcctatcttaaaggataccgaattcggatggacaatagttggtccatatcccgaagtaaataatgctccagggaagagccacataggcttaagtcaattagacagtcacattcaaaacctttggatgatcgaccaggttcctatggtaaaacatcaatctcttgaggagaaaagatgtgaggaacatttccaagcacacacatcacgagataaaaacggtagattttgtgtagctttaccatataaaaattccccggtagtattaggaagttcattacacattgcggagaaaagacacaaaactttggaaagacgttttttagccaataataatttaaaaatggaatacaataaagttttagaagagtacataaatttaggacatatgtcagagtgtgaacctccggaggcacatgaggttcattgttatttacctcatcacgtcgtggttaaggagtctagccttaccactaaatatcgtgtagtttttgatgcgtccgcaaagacaacgtctaatatctcactaaataatattttgatggtgggacctaatgtccaatcagatttgttaagtttactactcaactttcgactccataaatacgtgattactgcggatattaagcagatgtaccgacagattcaaatagcagagaaaaataaaaatgtacaacgaatcatttggcgaacagatccccagagtaaattcaagcattacaagcttaatacagtaacattcggaactgcttcagccccatttttagctactagatgtctaaatcagttagcagaggagaatagaaacaaatatcccatcgctagtaaagtgatcgaacgtgatttttatgttgatgatttgctcacgggaactaatactattgaagctggtaaattattaaaggttcaactggaaaccatattattatcagccggtatgcccttaagcaaatggacatcgaacaactccgatataatcacggatgttaaagctgacgattgttcagattttaacttctctaacgaatcacacaaaactttaggtttattttggaaaccgcgggaagacgtttttgtatttaaggttcaaaccgaagtcgagactgaaaatataacaaaaagaaactttttatcagtaattagtcagatcttcgacccattaggactattatctccattgttaattaattataagatattaatgcaatctgtctggcaacaaaccattggttgggatgaattcattcctcagacaatcttcaaaaaatggaaagattgtcaattatccaatacagtcatgaaactttataaaattcctagattgataatactaaataatgtcattaatatacaggcacacggattttgtgacgcatccgagaaagcttatggtgcttgtatttatgtaaaatgtactgatcaattgggaaattccaaatgtcatcttgtgtgttctcgttcgagagtcgctccgctcagttttgtaactattccgcgtttagagctgtgctccgctatgttattatcaaagttaatgaagtcaacaatagaccaattaacaattcatattaatgaaaaatattattggacggattcaaccgtcgcattgcattggattagaggagagtcatgtaaatggaccaccttcgttgccaatcgagtggccgaaatccaatcaatatctcaacccattgagtggtaccatgtctcctctacagacaatccagcagatttaatttctcgagggactcaaccatcagaattaaatcataattcgttatggtgggacggccctagttggttgaaattagacgaatcacgatggcctcgaagacctcctgagatcacaatagatcttccagagagaagggtagtcactaacgctacccttgtgagggaaaataattggatagataaatattctcatcttccaagactccttcgagttttatcatatgttcgtcggccactaaggaataaacaattaaacgttaaagaaaataacgaaccgtccgctttagaattaaaagatgctttaaataatttgataaggttatcgcaaatggaatcatttccattggaatatcgtttgctgagcaagggacatccaattcccagtagcagtaaattagctaaattgtcccctctattccacgagaatttaatttgtgttggaagtagacttcctctgggaacaactctatcaacgtcacccattatcttgtcaaataagcataaacttacacacatgattgtccgagatgcgcatttgaaatatattcacttgggtactcaagccttactgtcgttattgcggcagacctattggccattggccggacataatactgtcaaaggagtggtgcgttcatgtgtcatttgtttcagaaataaaccactgtcacacaatagattaatgggattactcccgcttgaacgtaccactgcgaattttcctttcagtcatgtggggatagatttcgcaggaccttttcctgtgaagagtggttgcaataagaattctaagataattaagggttacgtttgtgtctttgtgtgtttttccagtaaggcagttcacttggaacttgtcggagacttaacgagttcaaatttcttaaattgtttaagaagattcgtagccagacgtggcaggcccaatacgatatattccgacaatgctactaattttgtcggtgcaagtcgtgaactcgttaatttagtaaaattaatttacgaacgtcctcatgaggagaagctactacggtatgtagcctccgaagggattcgttggaagtttaacccgccaagggcgcctcacatgggagggctgtgggaagcagcggttaaatccatgaagattcatttaaacaaggtgttaaaggccaccaccttaaatttcgaatcattttgtacggtattgactcaaatagaagcttgcatgaattcccgtcctcttagtcccttgtcttcggatccactagaccttttacccctcacacctggacatttcttaattggcagatccttactcgctcttccaatggaggttaaatataacactaatgtccatgccaatctgcttcagatacaattgaccacagcagcattttggaaacgttggtcggcggaatatttacattctttgcagttacgacacaaatggaagaaggactcgagcaacaatctgagtgtgggtcaaatggtcctgttaaaggaggaacacatgctgccaacccgatgggtcttgggtcgagtcactaaattgtatcccggaccagatggcagagttcgagtcgtcgacgtctttactgccagcggagagtttcgtcggtccagtcatctagtggcgccattgccgattctaccacaaggaccacttgacaggaaggaagatcagcaagagggaggagaaacagcagcttcaattccgtcaacttcggtagcttag
- the LOC143922384 gene encoding E3 SUMO-protein ligase ZBED1-like, translating into MSSKRKHSPLWTHFTEDIDNKKAKCNHCSTIISIAGGSNGNLTRHMKTKHLLIPLTAERQTPILPSLNSLQSSQSTCESENIISASSNIVDSQQSMTQYIRRPPPVPKIEQIDKQLVKMVAKGHHALRIVEETEFRKLIELVSQCPGYKLPSRKTLSENLMSRIHNDVMAEAKIKVQAAPALSLSTDGWTSRNNDSYIAIVAHFINEETKLHSVLLGCINYKERHTSQNLCDFMKVVMAEWNISHTVAAIVSDNAANILSAVRLGDWRSISCFAHSLNLVVQEATKKICDVLGRVKNIVEFFIRSTQGKHKLTATQQQMNLPVLKLKQDVQTCWNSTFDMLKRIVQVKDAVIATVALLRPDLTLNEGDWEVIEEVLPLLSPFYEITLEISAEKNSLLKKGMEDRLKDIEKNMLYAECTILDPRFKTRGFKNQRACEMVVQALRNKIGQVQLVQGGTPEAVPTSSDASTSIPSNKNSCIWDEYDQEIQKITRPDNQLAAGIRELDKYLNEEYLNRKEDPLQWWHERRLIYPHVYAYVLKRFCAVATSVPCERVFSATGQVLNERRTLLSSNKVSKLIFLHTKTSEQSASERSASERTSERSAFH; encoded by the exons ATGTCATCAAAAAGAAAACATAGCCCCTTGTGGACTCATTTTACAGAAgacattgataataaaaaagcgaAATGTAACCATTGTTCAACAATAATAAGTATTGCGGGCGGATCGAATGGTAATTTAACCCGacatatgaaaacaaaacaccTTTTGATCCCATTAACTGCTGAAAGACAAACACCGATATTACCTAGTTTAAACTCACTTCAATCAAGTCAAAGCACATGCGAATCGGAGAATATAATTTCAGCATCATCAAATATAGTAGACTCCCAACAATCGATGACCCAATACATTCGTAGACCACCGCCAGTTCCAAAGATTGAGCAAATTGATAAACAACTTGTCAAGATGGTAGCTAAAGGGCATCACGCCTTAAGAATCGTAGAAGAAACAGAATTTCGTAAACTTATTGAATTAGTTTCTCAATGCCCAGGCTATAAACTACCATCAAGAAAAACGTTATCGGAAAATTTAATGTCAAGAATTCACAATGACGTCATGGCTGAAGCAAAAATAAAGGTACAAGCAGCACCAGCGTTGTCTCTTAGTACTGATGGTTGGACGTCTAGAAATAACGACAGCTATATAGCTATTGTAgctcattttataaatgaagaGACTAAACTTCACTCAGTATTACTTGGTTGTATCAATTATAAAGAGCGACATACTAGTCAAAACTTGTGCGACTTTATGAAAGTTGTTATGGCGGAGTGGAACATTTCACACACAGTTGCTGCCATTGTTAGCGATAATGCAGCAAATATCTTATCTGCTGTTAGACTTGGTGATTGGCGGTCCATCTCATGTTTCGCTCACTCTCTAAATCTTGTTGTACAAGAAGCTACGAAAAAGATATGTGACGTTTTGGGAAGAGTTAAAAATATTGTCGAGTTTTTTATTCGTAGCACACAAGGAAAACATAAATTGACTGCTACGCAGCAGCAAATGAATTTGCCTGTTCTTAAGCTCAAGCAGGATGTACAAACCTGCTGGAATTCCACTTTTGACATGCTCAAGCGAATAGTACAGGTAAAGGATGCAGTGATTGCTACCGTTGCACTTCTACGCCCTGATTTAACTTTAAATGAAGGGGACTGGGAAGTCATAGAGGAAGTTTTACCGTTACTCAGTCCATTCTACGAGATTACCTTAGAAATAAGTGCCGAGAAAAAC TCTCTGCTAAAGAAAGGCATGGAAGATCGTTTAAAAGATATAGAGAAGAATATGTTATACGCAGAGTGTACGATTTTGGATCCTCGATTTAAGACGAGGGGATTCAAAAATCAAAGAGCCTGTGAAATGGTAGTACAAGCCCTTAGAAATAAAATCGGCCAAGTACAATTAGTTCAAGGGGGTACTCCAGAGGCTGTTCCTACTTCCAGCGACGCATCAACATCTAtacctagtaataaaaatagctgCATATGGGATGAATACGaccaagaaatacaaaaaattactagGCCAGATAACCAGCTTGCTGCTGGCATTCGCGAATTAGATAAATACCTAAATGAAGAGTATCTAAATCGTAAAGAAGATCCGCTTCAATGGTGGCATGAACGTCGTTTGATATACCCTCACGTTTACGCGTatgttttgaaaagattttgtgCCGTAGCAACATCTGTGCCCTGCGAACGCGTTTTTTCAGCGACGGGTCAAGTCCTTAATGAACGTAGAACACTATTGTCATCGAATAAAGTgtccaaattgatatttttacaca CCAAAACGAGCGAACAATCTGCGAGTGAACGATCTGCGAGCGAACGAACGAGCGAACGATCTGCCTTTCACTGA
- the LOC143922385 gene encoding uncharacterized protein LOC143922385: protein MAKYVQSVSKILESMVQVLMDPVNRFSKDQMAKLMPFTSDISQTVGEMSCNIAMLEGELSATKMYMSKDTPTTIESTLELVSEMEERKNRKNNVIIFDITETGGCPRWCSDTYGSPTVHETYLARKGLHTTEEEKGTCTHPIAMLMLETLNIPVQ from the exons atggccaAGTACGTGCAAAGTGTCTCCAAAATATTAGAGAGTATGGTCCAAGTCCTCATGGACCCTGTCAATAGATTTAGCAAGGACCAAATGGCCAAATTGATGCCTTTCACCTCTGATATCTCGCAAACTGTAGGCGAAATGTCCTGTAATATTGCAATGCTGGAAGGAGAGCTGTCAGCTACCAAAATGTATATGTCTAAAGATACACCCACCACGATTGAATCGACATTGGAACTTGTTAGTGAaatggaagaaagaaaaaatagaaaaaacaatgttatcatatttgacattactgaaacag ggggCTGTCCCCGTTGGTGCTCCGACACTTATGGCAGCCCTACCGTACACGAAACATACCTAGCC CGCAAGGGACTTCATACAACTGAAGAAGAGAAAGGGACATGCACCCACCCCATTGCGATGTTGATGTTGGAGACATTAAACATTCCTGTACAATAG